Proteins co-encoded in one Chloroflexota bacterium genomic window:
- a CDS encoding ubiquinone/menaquinone biosynthesis methyltransferase, with amino-acid sequence MAKSPWVRPMFDAIAPRYDLLNRLMSFGMDRGWRRHAVDQALIGRPTTILDAGAGTLDLSLEAWRRSANAPRVIALDFAGEMLAHGMERARRDGADVSALQGDALCLPLASGSVDAIVSAFLPRNLDSLPRAWSGFARVLRPGGVLVILEMTPIRTPVFRHLFRLYFHRWIPWVGRRISGHAAAYTWLPESVDDFPTAQELAHQIEAAGFVDVRFRKHALGAVAIHVARRP; translated from the coding sequence ATGGCCAAATCGCCGTGGGTGCGTCCCATGTTCGACGCGATCGCACCCCGCTACGACCTGCTCAACCGGCTGATGAGTTTCGGGATGGACCGCGGCTGGCGACGCCATGCCGTGGATCAGGCGCTCATCGGCCGCCCCACGACCATTCTTGACGCCGGCGCCGGGACGCTCGACCTGTCGCTGGAAGCCTGGCGTCGCTCCGCCAACGCTCCCCGAGTCATTGCGCTCGATTTCGCGGGCGAGATGCTGGCTCACGGGATGGAGCGCGCGCGGCGTGACGGCGCCGATGTCAGCGCCCTGCAGGGCGACGCGCTGTGCCTGCCGCTGGCATCCGGCTCCGTCGATGCGATCGTCAGCGCGTTCCTGCCGCGCAACCTGGACAGCCTGCCGCGTGCCTGGAGCGGCTTCGCAAGGGTGTTGCGTCCCGGCGGCGTGCTGGTCATCCTCGAAATGACGCCGATCCGCACGCCGGTGTTCCGGCACCTCTTCCGCCTGTATTTCCATCGGTGGATTCCCTGGGTGGGGCGCCGGATCAGCGGCCACGCAGCGGCCTACACCTGGCTGCCCGAGTCGGTGGACGACTTTCCCACGGCGCAGGAGCTGGCCCACCAGATCGAAGCCGCCGGCTTCGTCGACGTGCGGTTCCGCAAGCACGCCCTGGGCGCCGTGGCGATCCACGTGGCGCGCCGCCCATGA
- a CDS encoding polyprenyl synthetase family protein — MPDHQSAADADHHATSMVAPRLAEVEDVLRACTRVPEIPLLEEVLGAVLLAPGKRLRPALALHVAAIVGGRPEAVAKLAAATEVLHSATLVHDDIVDSSPERRGQPAVHVMWSQKIAVLAGDYLFATAADLVAQLDRPVIVRLFAATIHDMSTSEFVAPSYEGGGDLAREQYLRKIGHKTASLFALACEAAAVLGDSPAAEQKAFRDLGWSLGMAFQITDDILDISGLAAETGKPIGTDLRAGLVTLPVILYLGDRPGDDDPVRAVLTGKATDDADVMQALDAIKSSGAVEDAAAVAGRYAAQARAALDRVRPSPSRESLAAFIHQATERTR; from the coding sequence GTGCCTGACCATCAATCGGCGGCCGACGCTGACCACCACGCGACCAGCATGGTCGCGCCGCGGCTTGCCGAGGTCGAGGACGTTCTGCGCGCCTGCACGCGCGTTCCAGAGATTCCCTTGCTCGAGGAAGTCCTCGGCGCGGTGCTGCTGGCGCCGGGCAAGCGTCTGCGACCGGCCCTGGCGCTCCACGTCGCCGCGATCGTCGGTGGACGCCCCGAAGCCGTAGCCAAGCTGGCGGCTGCCACGGAGGTGCTGCACTCGGCCACGCTGGTGCACGACGACATCGTCGACAGCTCGCCGGAGCGCCGCGGGCAGCCCGCCGTGCATGTCATGTGGTCGCAAAAGATCGCCGTGCTGGCCGGCGACTATCTGTTTGCGACCGCCGCCGACCTGGTCGCGCAGCTTGATCGGCCGGTCATCGTGCGCTTGTTCGCGGCCACCATCCACGACATGTCCACGAGCGAGTTTGTGGCTCCCAGCTACGAAGGCGGGGGCGATCTGGCCCGCGAGCAATATCTGAGAAAAATCGGCCACAAGACGGCTTCGCTGTTCGCGCTGGCGTGTGAAGCCGCCGCCGTGCTGGGCGACTCCCCAGCGGCTGAGCAGAAGGCATTTCGAGACCTGGGCTGGAGCCTCGGCATGGCCTTTCAGATCACCGACGACATCCTGGATATCAGCGGATTGGCGGCCGAAACCGGCAAGCCCATCGGAACCGATCTGCGCGCCGGGCTGGTTACGCTTCCGGTGATTTTGTACCTCGGCGACCGGCCTGGCGACGACGATCCCGTGCGCGCGGTGCTCACCGGAAAGGCGACCGATGACGCCGATGTCATGCAGGCCCTCGATGCGATCAAGTCGTCGGGTGCGGTTGAAGATGCGGCCGCGGTCGCTGGGCGCTACGCGGCGCAGGCCCGGGCCGCCCTGGACCGCGTTCGCCCGTCCCCGTCGCGCGAGTCCTTGGCGGCCTTCATTCACCAAGCGACCGAGCGCACCCGCTAG
- the metG gene encoding methionine--tRNA ligase, whose amino-acid sequence MSKYYLTTAIPYPSGEPHVGHSFEMIAADAMVRFKRLCGVDAYFLGGLDENSQRVSRQAAEAGMDTMAYVDEAAERFQDVWRSVDVEFDDFVRTTEPRHHVTVNEFFARVLAQGDIYEGDYEGWYCVPCEAFYTDDDLTDGLCPFHDAKPEWVTERNYFFRMSKYQDAIAAHYEAHPDFVYPDTRRNEMLGIIRQGLRDFSISRASLTWGIPLPNDPAQRIYVWFDALINYITGIGFGQNGGEAAFERWWPAEAHVIGKDIVRFHALYWPTMLMSAGLPLPRQIVVHGWVDYEGAPMSQTSGHIVRPADVIERHGSDALRYYLLREVPFDRDGDFKWKNMGRRYQDDLGNDLGNLVLRTTSMLGRYFDGVVPPAEEPSEVESELRAAAETAWTLAEANYESWRLHLALGATFDFVSAVNRYIDRTEPWRLARDPVQRERLSTVLGAALEAVRHIAIQIQPAMPRTSTAILGRLGLPPAGPGDWGAGGWTGLSAGHRVPGGAALFPRIEAA is encoded by the coding sequence GTGTCGAAGTACTACCTCACCACCGCCATTCCCTATCCCAGCGGCGAGCCGCATGTGGGCCACAGCTTCGAAATGATCGCCGCGGATGCCATGGTGCGCTTCAAGCGGCTGTGCGGGGTTGACGCCTATTTCCTCGGGGGGCTCGACGAGAACAGCCAGCGCGTGAGCCGCCAGGCCGCCGAGGCCGGCATGGACACCATGGCGTACGTCGACGAGGCCGCCGAGCGCTTCCAAGACGTCTGGCGCAGCGTTGACGTCGAATTCGACGACTTCGTTCGCACCACGGAGCCGCGGCATCACGTGACGGTGAATGAATTCTTTGCTCGCGTGCTGGCCCAAGGCGACATCTACGAGGGCGACTACGAGGGTTGGTATTGCGTCCCCTGCGAGGCGTTCTATACGGACGATGACCTGACCGACGGGCTATGTCCGTTCCACGACGCCAAACCCGAGTGGGTCACCGAACGGAACTACTTCTTCCGCATGTCCAAGTACCAGGACGCCATCGCCGCCCATTACGAGGCTCACCCGGACTTTGTGTACCCGGACACGCGGCGCAACGAAATGCTCGGCATCATTCGCCAGGGCTTGCGGGATTTCAGCATCTCGCGCGCCTCGCTGACCTGGGGGATCCCGCTGCCCAACGATCCCGCGCAGCGGATCTATGTCTGGTTCGACGCGCTGATCAACTACATCACCGGCATTGGCTTCGGGCAAAACGGCGGCGAGGCGGCATTCGAGCGATGGTGGCCGGCCGAGGCGCACGTCATCGGCAAGGACATCGTCCGCTTCCACGCGCTCTATTGGCCCACGATGCTCATGTCGGCGGGTTTGCCGCTGCCCCGGCAAATCGTGGTCCACGGATGGGTGGACTACGAAGGCGCGCCGATGAGCCAAACGAGCGGTCACATCGTGCGACCGGCCGATGTGATCGAGCGGCACGGATCGGACGCCCTGCGCTACTACTTGCTGCGCGAAGTGCCCTTCGATCGCGACGGCGACTTCAAGTGGAAGAACATGGGGCGCCGCTACCAGGACGACCTGGGCAACGACCTCGGCAATCTGGTGCTGCGCACCACGTCCATGCTCGGTCGCTATTTCGACGGCGTGGTCCCGCCGGCGGAAGAGCCTTCGGAGGTGGAGAGCGAGCTGCGCGCCGCGGCCGAAACGGCCTGGACGCTGGCCGAAGCGAACTACGAGTCCTGGCGACTGCACCTGGCCCTGGGCGCCACGTTCGACTTCGTGAGCGCGGTGAATCGATACATCGACCGCACCGAGCCGTGGCGATTGGCCAGGGACCCCGTGCAGCGCGAGCGGCTTTCGACCGTGTTGGGCGCCGCCCTGGAGGCGGTGCGCCACATCGCCATACAAATCCAGCCGGCCATGCCGCGGACCTCAACCGCCATCCTCGGCCGCTTGGGCCTGCCGCCCGCCGGCCCCGGCGACTGGGGCGCGGGCGGCTGGACCGGCCTGTCGGCCGGGCACCGGGTTCCGGGCGGCGCCGCGCTGTTTCCACGCATCGAGGCCGCATAG
- a CDS encoding TatD family hydrolase: protein MGRGRLDRPVGRAPGSGRRRAVSTHRGRIATLFDTHAHLGDHVFADELPALHARAVAAGVGEVLVVANDLESSRRAIELAERYDGWLASVGVHPHECGSWDRRTAHEVRSLAAHPKVRAIGETGLDHYREFQPRDVQARAFAEQCALAVELDLPVVIHSRESLDAVAGVLEAVPGITGVMHSFAGDANQVREFTNLGLHISLSGIVTFRREHELRAAAAEIPPERLLLETDAPYLSPEPLRGRRNEPAHLPHTAAVVAAAVGMSVPSLAEKTTRNARAVFGAPAACA, encoded by the coding sequence CTGGGGCGCGGGCGGCTGGACCGGCCTGTCGGCCGGGCACCGGGTTCCGGGCGGCGCCGCGCTGTTTCCACGCATCGAGGCCGCATAGCCACGCTCTTCGACACCCACGCCCATCTGGGGGATCACGTCTTCGCCGACGAATTGCCGGCGCTCCACGCCCGCGCGGTTGCCGCGGGCGTCGGTGAGGTGCTGGTGGTGGCCAACGACCTCGAGTCGAGCCGCCGGGCCATTGAGCTTGCCGAGCGCTATGACGGATGGCTGGCGTCCGTCGGCGTGCATCCGCACGAGTGCGGGAGCTGGGACCGCCGCACGGCGCACGAAGTGCGCTCACTGGCCGCCCACCCGAAGGTCCGAGCCATCGGCGAAACCGGGCTCGACCACTATCGCGAGTTTCAACCGCGCGACGTCCAAGCGCGCGCATTTGCGGAGCAGTGCGCGCTGGCGGTCGAGCTTGACCTGCCGGTCGTGATCCACTCGCGCGAGTCGCTTGACGCCGTAGCCGGCGTGCTCGAGGCCGTGCCGGGAATCACGGGCGTGATGCACAGCTTTGCGGGGGACGCCAATCAGGTCCGTGAGTTCACCAATCTCGGGCTGCACATCTCGCTTTCGGGCATCGTCACGTTTCGTCGCGAGCACGAGCTGCGCGCCGCGGCAGCTGAAATCCCGCCTGAGCGGTTGCTGCTCGAGACGGATGCGCCCTATCTGTCCCCGGAGCCGCTTCGAGGCCGGCGCAACGAACCGGCGCACCTGCCGCATACGGCGGCGGTAGTGGCGGCGGCGGTGGGAATGTCGGTACCCTCACTGGCCGAGAAGACCACCCGGAATGCGCGCGCCGTCTTCGGTGCCCCCGCCGCCTGTGCCTGA
- the rsmI gene encoding 16S rRNA (cytidine(1402)-2'-O)-methyltransferase encodes MGVLYVVATPIGNLEDLTARAARVLASVPVVAAEDTRRTRKLLNHIGASPRLIPYHAESPERREDAIVAYLREGDVALVSDAGTPGLADPGPDLVARVRREGMPVVPIPGASALATALSVVSFAQQPVTFIGFLPERRPRRERLVRRAAEVARTLVIYLPPHRAASRVAELLECLGDRPTAMCRELTKLHEDIREMPLSELCEVLAHEAPRGEITLVIDVAECEPEAAPEASNVVAAVTAAMAAGASPSQAAASVARELRMPRREVYALAQEIRRADPAKES; translated from the coding sequence ATGGGCGTGCTCTACGTGGTGGCCACGCCGATTGGCAATCTCGAGGATCTGACGGCGCGCGCCGCCCGCGTGCTCGCCTCGGTGCCGGTCGTCGCGGCGGAGGACACTCGGCGCACCCGCAAGCTGCTCAACCACATTGGCGCGAGCCCGCGGCTGATCCCCTACCACGCCGAAAGCCCCGAGCGGCGGGAGGACGCCATCGTCGCCTATTTGCGGGAGGGCGATGTCGCGTTGGTGTCCGACGCCGGAACCCCCGGCCTGGCCGACCCCGGGCCGGACCTCGTGGCCCGGGTTCGCCGCGAGGGGATGCCCGTGGTGCCAATCCCGGGCGCGTCAGCCCTGGCCACGGCCCTGTCGGTGGTGTCGTTCGCGCAGCAGCCCGTCACGTTCATTGGGTTCCTGCCCGAGCGACGGCCGCGGCGCGAGCGCCTGGTCCGACGCGCTGCCGAGGTCGCGCGCACACTGGTCATCTACCTGCCGCCGCATCGGGCCGCGTCGCGCGTGGCCGAGTTGCTCGAGTGTCTCGGCGACCGTCCGACGGCGATGTGCCGGGAGCTGACCAAGCTCCACGAGGACATTCGAGAAATGCCGCTGTCCGAGCTGTGCGAGGTGCTGGCGCACGAAGCGCCGCGCGGAGAGATCACGCTGGTGATCGACGTGGCGGAGTGCGAGCCCGAAGCCGCGCCCGAGGCGTCGAATGTCGTCGCCGCGGTCACGGCCGCCATGGCCGCGGGCGCTTCGCCAAGCCAGGCCGCGGCGTCGGTTGCGCGGGAATTGCGGATGCCGCGGCGCGAAGTCTATGCCCTGGCCCAGGAGATCCGCCGCGCCGACCCCGCCAAGGAGTCCTAG